The following are encoded together in the Zingiber officinale cultivar Zhangliang chromosome 8A, Zo_v1.1, whole genome shotgun sequence genome:
- the LOC122010421 gene encoding UPF0481 protein At3g47200-like has product MKNKDSTFVINIDEEWIRKLENIANYEAKRQFTDQDSTIFRVSEILRAAQPEAYEPMLVSLGPYHHHKPHLQARNQLKWLLLNKLLEKSPKKGLRDYLILIKEKEIQVRNTYSVQPINMCEETFIEMMLLDCVFVIMILWFWKEDQNGLKAIENPVFMSGQRSWIVVARDMLLLENQLPFFLLETLFDSAFPNKHGRLKQWMVQFFSGFVNDKIQEAPKGTNTIHHILHLFYLCIVSLNKSSIVVAPQSTVFERLQNDDNHHWLTPRLGWIPSATRLAETGIKMKRKQKATSFLDITFNKGVLEIPPLEIDDDTNILFRNLIAFEQCQKDASGNGNISAYASFMSCIIDTAADVELLQEKAIIINGFGNKKKVANLFSKLCKEVVIDHENCYISGIFKGVNEHNIHKWNTWCADLNPKYFPNPSLCTSFIVILLFIIAIMQFALLFS; this is encoded by the coding sequence ATGAAGAATAAAGATAGTACTTTTGTGATCAACATAGATGAGGAATGGATCAGGAAATTGGAAAATATTGCAAACTATGAAGCAAAAAGGCAATTTACGGATCAAGATTCAACAATCTTTAGAGTCTCAGAAATTTTACGAGCTGCCCAACCCGAGGCATACGAGCCAATGCTTGTCTCACTGGGACCTTACCACCATCATAAGCCTCACCTTCAAGCTAGAAATCAGCTCAAGTGGCTTTTGCTCAACAAGTTGTTGGAAAAAAGTCCTAAGAAAGGTCTACGGGACTATCTCATACTCATCAAGGAAAAAGAAATCCAAGTGCGAAACACTTACTCAGTGCAACCAATCAACATGTGCGAAGAAACTTTCATTGAAATGATGTTGCTAGACTGTGTATTTGTCATTATGATTTTGTGGTTTTGGAAGGAGGACCAAAATGGATTGAAAGCAATAGAAAACCCGGTCTTTATGAGCGGCCAGCGATCATGGATAGTAGTGGCACGAGACATGTTGCTTTTGGAGAATCAATTGCCCTTCTTTTTGCTCGAGACTTTGTTCGACTCGGCATTTCCTAATAAGCATGGTAGGCTAAAGCAATGGATGGTTCAATTCTTCAGTGGCTTTGTAAATGATAAGATACAAGAAGCACCTAAGGGCACTAACACAATTCATCACATTCTCcatcttttttatttatgtattgTGTCATTAAACAAAAGTAGCATCGTTGTTGCTCCTCAATCGACTGTATTTGAGCGCCTTCAAAATGATGACAATCATCATTGGCTGACACCGAGGCTGGGATGGATCCCGAGTGCGACTCGATTAGCGGAGACCGGCATAAAGATGAAGAGGAAGCAAAAGGCAACATCTTTCTTAGATATCACCTTCAATAAAGGGGTTTTAGAGATACCTCCGCTTGAGATTGATGATGACACCAACATCCTCTTTAGGAACCTCATTGCATTTGAGCAATGCCAAAAGGATGCCAGTGGCAACGGCAACATTTCAGCCTATGCCTCATTCATGTCTTGCATCATTGACACTGCTGCAGATGTTGAACTGCTCCAGGAGAAAGCCATCATCATCAACGGGtttggaaataaaaagaaagtagcCAATCTCTTCAGCAAGCTCTGCAAGGAGGTGGTGATTGACCACGAAAACTGTTATATTTCCGGCATCTTCAAGGGGGTCAATGAGCATAATATCCACAAATGGAACACATGGTGTGCAGACCTAAATCCTAAATACTTTCCTAATCCTAGCTTATGTACCTCATTTATAGTTATTTTGCTCTTTATCATTGCAATAATGCAATTTGCCTTATTATTTTCATAG